From Erigeron canadensis isolate Cc75 chromosome 5, C_canadensis_v1, whole genome shotgun sequence:
aaacgtgGAAGACCAATcgggtcaaagaaaaatatacctCAAGTATGTCGGATCATAATTAGAAgtacatttaattaattgaaatttttttttttttggtcattgCCCCCTATTTGTTAGTATACTTGCTAAGTGTAATCcgttattaatattttttttttggtaggcGCCCGAACAAAACAGACCAGCGACAAACACAGCATCCTCGGGTCTTCAAAAATCCAGGTCGGTTCAATTCTCCGATCAATTTTCGCAGCCGTCATGCACATTTGGAGAAGGCCAATATGCGAGACACAGCGAATACGTGAGCACCCAATCACGTTTTTTTGAAGAAAGGGAAAGTCAACCACAATCACCTGAAAGTCGTAGACAGAGTGATTATGTGGGCACCGGTTCATTTTTCGCGGAAACACCATCACGTTTcttcaatgaaaatgaaagcCAGGCACAATCACCTGAAAGTCGGAGACAGAGTGATTATGTGGGCACTAGTTCTGTTTTTGCGGAAACACCATCACGTTTATTCAATGAAACTGAAAGCCAGCCCGAATGGGGTCAGATTGGGAGACAAAGTAATTATGTGGGCCTATCAATGAACGTGCCAGACAATGTAGACGAACCATACAACGAAGTAGTATGGGGTCAAAGTGGTAGGCAAAGTGGGTATGTGGGTTATGAGTTCAATATCCCGGGAAATACAGATTCCTTTGGCGAACCTTATAACAAACTATACTGGGGACAAAGTGGCAGACGTAGTTCGTATGTGGGTAGCGATTCACGTTTCGCAGACACACAAAGTTATTTCGGAGAGCAGAATAACCAAACgcaagaagaaacatatagcTTTGTTGATCAATTGTTCTCGACACCCACTACACAGAATACACAAAATCCCCAGAACAACCCTGAACCGTTTACACACAACTTTTTCCCGAGTGAGTCTACATCGTTTGACATGAGTCATTACCTAGGCCAGCTCCCTAAGTTCTTTCAAAGATATGttgtaaatattaaaaatgtacAGTCTGATGGTAACTGTGGGTTTCGGGCACTGGCTGTTGCTTTGGGTGAAAACGAGCAAAAACTCGAGTGGATTCGCAAACTAATGCTAGATGAGTATGAGTCCAGGCGCGGATACTATGAGGGTGCATTCGCTGGTGACGCTAAGCACATACACACTTTGCTATCAATGTCTTATCCAAATGGTCGCCCACACGATTACTGGATGATGAATCCATATTGCGCTATGCTGCTGTCTAATGCGTTGGGGGTAATAATtatctgtttaagtttagaggagaacatcacatgttttcctttttggaaGGGGCCAGGCGAGCTATACGTAGATGACCCGATATGCATTGCCCTGGTATCGGGGTCGACACATTTTGTTACGGTTGTTTTAGATACGGACTACCCAATGCCTTACACCTCAGCTTGGGGACATGATAAACCTGCATCGCAGGCCTGGGCAAGACATCCGAAGTACAGAGACCATTTTGCTGAGTACCACAGACACGTTCAAGCTAATAAGGCACCTACGGGATATGAGATCCttgaatagtttatttatatcatataattgtttgtttgtaaCTCTTTAACGTatgtaataatagttattacaAGTAGTAGATAtcgttgatgtatttttttacatatatttgttataatgaCTACCGGGAAATAGTTGACGTATTCTATATCTatctttgatgtttttgtttttaaaagtaCTAGATATCGTTGACATATTctattactaataatagttgacgtatttatttatatatactaggcatattttttttacgtttttttcGTTAGTTATGACCATCATCACCAGCACATCCGAAAAGATAAACACATATACACCACAAACAtattttatacaataaaaaatatattgtttataacaaaaaaaactaatcatgAGCACCATcgctctcatcatcatcatcatcgtcatcatcgtCATCTAAATTGACATGATACGATCCGCCTGAGTACTGAGGGGCTGTGGGCAACTGCTGGGACGGCTGAGGAGGAAAAGAAGCCTGTGCATAACTAGAATAGTTAAACAATTCCTCAAATAAGGAGGACGTTTGGCTCGGCCGAGGTGGGTCATTGTTCAAGTCGAATGATGCACGTGGCTGTCCCTGGGTAAGATGCGTATAGTCATACGCCTCGGTACCCATCTGCCTGATGACCCGCCCTATGCCTCGACGATGCCCCACCCGGGGTCCCCGTACATCCATGACAATGTCAGGATCTGGTGTGGGAACGGGGTCCTGTTCagcctcctccttcttcttcttgagctgagactgtaaaaaacattacattatacataaggttgattaattaacgtttaatactaaaaaatataaaatcttaCAGAGAGACACATACATGTATTTCTTCAGCCATCGGGTGTTCCCATTTtttatccttcttcttcttgtgcttAATCTCGAACAAATCCACCAAGTCTACGTCTTTGTTTTTTTCAACCTGTAAACACATCAATTTATCATAAGACatatacattctttaatttttacttttaaacacaagtatttatatttaatacatatatattataaaaaatataaattattaaacttatacttttaaacacaagtatatatatttaatacatatataattcataactAACCTTCTCCTGGTGGACGTACTGAGAGTAAGACTTACGACCATGGGTCCCCGCAAGAACTTGCTTGCCCCTGTTCGTGCTGTTTTTCGCCGACTGCTTCACCCGGTCCTCCCTCTGGTAATACCCCAACAAAGCTCTCCAGTCCTCCTGTGACATACCCTCTGGAGGAACAGCCTGTTCCAACTGGGGAACTGCATCCAGGCCCCCCTTTTTGGAAAAGTGGGCTCTCTTGAACTGGCTCTTTCGGAGCCGATACTGATCGGAGCAGTCCCTATCAACACACAGCCTGAACCCCCGCCTGATAGGATCCTCGGGGTTAGGAATCTGAATGAAGTGGTCCAGTTTGAACCGAGTctgcaatttataaaagtaaaagttagcgaaattaaaaattgatacaaacatcaaagaagaagttaaaaatgaataatattttACGTTCAGAGTCGGGATGATAAAATCCTTTCTCTCAGCAGGCACATGGTCCCAAGAGTCGTATGTCTGAGGGATGTGGCGGACCAAGGTGCCGATGAGGCTCTTATACATAGAAGAATTTGGGCCGATCGCCTGCCACGTCTTTAAGTTGCTCGTGTCGAAGTCGATCGACAGGCGGCCCTTTTTCGCGAACTCAGCCTCCAAAGTTAAATTTTGACATGGCCCCCTCCCATTTCCCTTTCGAGGGgctagaaaaaattaaaaaaacaagttagtaaaaaaaatattaaattaaaatatgaattataaagaaccaaattctaaaaaaacaagttagtaaaaaaatattaaattaaaatatgaattataaaaaaaccaaaatcctTACCGCCGCTGCCTTTGCAGCCCCATGTAATCTTCCACCATGGTCGATGTGGGTCTTCATTGCCGCCATCACCGCCATCACCGCCATGGTAAGTCGCCATCtatactgcaaaatacaaatcatattatacgttttttgcaaaatacaaatcatataacaaaattatcacaaatttaattacttttatatatatcttttttacttgataataatttttagaactccgtttatacaatataaatttacttttatacttttaaacttaactttatagtaatttttaatacgtctaaggtagtttatttaatcaaaatttttaattcaaatttttaaataattttgtatatttagttcaatacatatatttttaacataatcttggctatttaatttaataaattttttaacaaattttaatctacgtcatatttttttttgtcaatattctaaccaaaaagtaaaacacctaacactaatgactaaaatattctaacaaatcaatatattaactttttaactaaattttttatacttttgaacttaattttttaaacgattaatttttatgtatatttttgttaaactaaattttattacgtCTTAACTAgtatatttaatcaaaatttttacataatcttgcctatttattttaatcaattttttaacaaattctaatcttcttaattttgcatttaaagatatatattctaacaaatcactaacaaaacaaattcgtGGCTCataacaaatcactaaattatcaacaaatcaaaactaactatagTAACAAACCTAttcaaatcctataaacaactaataatcctaacaaaactaataaatatatacaaaaactatactcacataccaatattctaacaaaactaacaaaactaataaatatacaaaaactatactaaacataccaatattctaacaaaactaacaaaactaataaatatacaaaaactatactaaacataccaatattctaacaaaactaacaaactaactaataataacataccaatataataacaaacctattaaaatcctataaagaactaataattctaacaaattaacaaaactgatatatgtacaaaaactatactaacataccatggAGGTcgaattttttcactttttgcagcgagggtcgctgcaaaaattatataaacaactaataattctaacaaataaacaaaactgatatatgtacaaaaactatactaacatgcCATGAAagtcgattttttttttcactttttgcagcgagggtcgctgcaaaaattaGTAACGGtctagataaaaaaataatggtttggatattggaaaaaacataaaatacataccaaaaTTGAAATGGCTTGAAAATTTGGGGGAAGACGACCGACCGGAATTTGGGGGAGGGTAATCCCGACACTGGCGGTACTGCGGTGGCGGTGGACGGCGGCGGCGGCTGGCGGTACTgcgcggtggtggctggcggtggACGGTGGTGCCTGGCGGCGGTGGCGCTGGACGAtggtggctggcggcggtaATGCAATAGATGGTGGAGGAAGAAAAGGCTGGCGGTACTGCACGGTGGTGGCTGCCGGtggacggtggtggctggcggcggtaCTGCAATAGCAGGGTGGAGgaagaaaaaatgtaaaatttttttatatattgaagGGAGGAGGAAGTGTAAAGTGTAAATGATAGAATAGATGGAACGGGGGATCGGTTTTTAAAACGCGCCGGGGTAaacttattgcagcgaccctcgctgcaataagtggagTAACGGTCGGGTCAAACATTTAAAGCGGTGAGTGAAAAGCTGACGTGGCTAGTATTTTGCAGCGATGGTCGCTGCAAAATGTCCCTGGTCAAATTACTAAAATACCTGGTCGAGATACGGGCCGCGATTAATATTTCTATCATGGGCCATCAATGGTCACATGACCTACTTTCCGCGCCGGATTTTGGATATCAAATCCGTTTCATTAATTATTCACTTTTGAGCCATCAGGAATCTCTTTATTTGTTCATTTATTGTCTCCTCAGTCCTCACTATACTCTCAACAATAGTACATTGGCTTCAATGGAGATAAAACATCCAACGATGACTAGTTCAACTGGTTATAGAGGCATTCCAGGTTTAACTAAGGTTTTGAGTTTGATCCTTAAGGATGACAAGTCTTagggttttttcctccgaatacttgtaacggcccctggtcaacatctcgttgtctagggtacgtgcaaggcttcaccattatacagtgaAGTTTCCTTGATGTcacataccgactgaatgtttagaaaaaaaacattaatccTTGTCGAGAGAACAATAAATACGTAACAATAGATATTGAACgaatataattgttattatatagTTATGAATTTGTTAAATTGAGTGGTTACAGGTAAATCATTGTATCTTTTGGTAGTAACCCTCACTTTTTTTACGGGGGCGATGGTTGCGTCTTTTGGCCAATCATTGCATCGTTTTAaagtattatttaattatattatcttttaattatatactaatataaataTGTCTTATAATTCTTTGTTTTCAACTAAGTCAATAGTTAAACATTAATATTACATTTGTTCtcaaatgatataaatatttaaatgtgaaacgtatataataaattaataacagacgatttatataattatgaaaCTGTTGTTATGAATGGTTAAAAGTTATTGAGAGGTATACGCTGCATTTCTTAACTAGAAAGGGAGATTATTAGTTGGATTTCTAACCAATTTTTTTAATGGAAATGAGCAATTACCGACAGTCTTTTATTCATACGAGTGTAAGTACctgcacgttgcggcggtgagatggtggaggtgataggtcataaagtgtgataggtcatagagtatgatagccaaatgccttaaccgtacgtcCTCAACGAATCAGATTTGTTCGACGATTTGCTTCAGGACAGGGCTCCTAAAGTAGAGTTTTCGGTGAATGGGCACCGGTTTGGAAAGGGATATTACCTAGCAGATGGTATTTATCCTGAATGAGCCACTCTTGTGAAGTATTTCAAGTGCCCGATGGACCCGAAAACCACCAAGTTCAAGAGATACCAAGAAGCTGCAAGGAAGGATGTCGAGCGAGCATTCGGGATTCTTCAAGGTCGTTGGCAGATTGTTGAGCAACAAGCCCGGGCCTACAGTGTGAACAAGATAAAACGTATCATGTTATGTTGTGTGATTCTACACAATATGATCGTTGAAGATAACGGGCGCGCACTCATACCGTTTGAAGAAGAATTGATAGCTAATACTGTCCTCCCAACCTGCACGTGGAATGAAAGGTGTTCAACACAGCTTTGTATGTACGAGGAGTTGCGTGATAGAAGGACTACTCATCATGAACTCTGCAATGTTCTGATTgaacatgtttggaacctccCGGAACGCGATCGTCAACGTTGATGCGTAGGTCTTTGTTTCCTAATAATGTGTTTTTtcacaatttatgttttttagttgaatttttaagttttaaaataaatgtaatgagttttatgttttttttaagtattgtaatgtgttttataataataaaatatgttttaattataataaaatgtgtttgtttagttatgtgaaaaataaaaataaaaaatagtgttagaagtgggttagaAGTGAGGGTTATAAGGCCGCTCCTTATAGCTCTTCTACACCACGTCTAGCCCGCTTCCGACGCACCAAACGCAGTCGACGCTATAAGCACCGACTGCGTCTAGCCCGCGTCTAGAGGGTTACTTCTAATATTAGAAGTGCGTTTTTGGTGTGTCTAGAGGGGAAGAATAGAAAAGAAGTGGGTTAGAAGTGGGGGTTATAAGGAAAGGATGTTTTTGGTGTGTTTAGaagtgatgaatagtgttagaagtgggttagaAGTAGTTCCTTATAAGGGGAGGCCTAAGGAGGGGTGTGTCTTTGTGTGTCTagaagagagaaaaactgatgaATTGTATTAGACGTGAGTTAGAATCGGTTccttataaggagaggcctaatAATCGGATACCCGGATTATATGTGTCACCAATATGCATAGATCTTTAATTCAGAAGAGACAACTAAACCAGTATGTTGAAAATAAGGCTAAGAACTTAGAGGCAATAATAGTAATCAAAGGTGAAAGTATCTCAGACAAGATGACAAGAACTCCATGTTGTAAAATCATTAATGGATCGTAAAATTGTTGGCGATTCTCATTAACACGATATTATTCctagctttttttttctttctttttcttttttctttttcttttttaagttaTTAAGTACGAAATGATCTTGATTGGACTATATACACTGTATGGTCTTAATCACCTCACCAAACACAAGGTCGATCTATAAGTATTCTAATATGTGGATTTGGTTGTTGGTTATCATTTTTacctataattttatatatggtttGGTTTACGACTACCATGTGATGCGATGAAAAATAGCTGATGTAAAAATCTAATAGCCAATTTTCTTGATTGGTGATACTACTTAATCGTATAAGCACAATTAATGAGAGTTgtttcaaattttaacataGAGTAATGAAGCTTTGTTTGTTAATCGAGAATATATTAAGAAAACCAGTTATAGTTGACCCTTTCATAAAACATAGCCATGTATATGGTTAATCTGTCACTATTAGGACTCTTAATTAACAAGTTGATCGAGCCATTTatcaaattatttaaatttgaacTCAAATCAAGCTTGTTCGAGCCAAAGCTCGAGTTCTTGTTGAGCCTTGTATAATATGTAAAAATGCTAAATGAGAGTACTTATTTAATTAAACCGAATGTTTTGTACACACTTTTATAAAATGCTAAATGctaaatgtaacttttattaCTAAATTGGAATTTGACTTTTAgtgtttgttttgttgttttttctttatatgcAATCGAAAGgatttatatatctattcaaCCTTTTAAGGTCGAGTATAAACTTATCAAGTTTGAGCTCAATTCGACTCGTTAACGTCTTAACGGCGTATTTGTCTTTGAAACTTCTATGTAACCTTTGACCCGTGGCCCGTGGGCGTACTTGTAAACAGGGAACCTTTCAACTCTCATGTGAAATTTATCATCTGTTGTAATATGACATGATTCAATTCGTAATATACACGTACCGTGAGATCCAGAAgaacctgtaaaggcattaaacatatttgccattgatttcgggttcccaaaataaGATGATTGATTAAGGATGGAGTGATGAATTCGGTTCTAATGAATTCAACAGAGAAGATGGACGAATTTTATAATTGGGAGGCCGTGAAGTTTTTTGTGATTAACCTtgaattagggttaattactctctctatatataaagagagtATTTTCATATTAAGTCCCTCTGGTGTTTAATTCGTGCCTCATTAGTCCTCTCAAgtccaatcacctaatgggaaaccctataatatgtctttaagagtaaatacgtccatcgaatatttacttagacatagggatttcattatcgtcaattatcatatcaggaatgacacatgatcagtAACGGTCACACTAATGTGGTTCCCACATCATCAACCAAGAGAAAGACAAGGACAACACGAAAGTAGTAAAAGTATTATTATAATGCTAATATAATTAAGATTTCGGTTTTAATTAagaagtttaattaattataataagaaaTTGTCTAGCAAGCACGAAGACTAATTATTCCACAGCACACGGGTCACACTAAAACTTGACCAAAGACTTTTCATAGTTGCCAATTTATAAACCTTTCTTGATGTATTGAATTCGACTTTTCTCTGTTTTTTCATGGATCATGTCAACATCTATAAACACCATATAAATATGCTAATATCATCACGGCTTCTTCACTAacaaattatcaaattaaatcaataaatctCATAATAAGTTAATTAAGTTCTCTTGTTACAACATGAATAGAACTAATTAAGTCCCTCTGGTGTTTAATTCGTGCCTCATTAGTCCTCTCAAgtccaatcacctaatgggaaaccctataatatgtctttaagagtaaatacgtccatcgaatatttacttagacatagggatttcattatcgttaattatcatatcaggaatgacacatgatcagtgacggtcacactaatgtggttccaacattctcccacttgaccgagcgatcatttatctatgagtattcaaataagttccggaataatactcattttttttttttataaaaaaaaccgaaatcatagccaataagtacagtcgtagagaagaacatcaactcaggacccccactagtcaaactatgattcaaatttaaaactaataagcaatgatcaattgactaagacaaattttgtcacAATAATGTCAACACACTAATACGAGTACTCAAAGTGTgattaatagacaaacaaaatctgaataaggaggaaaaattttaaacagtaatactaatgaccaaataagtacaatatgctattaaattaaactaagtcTTTAGTAAGCCCCATCTTtgacacgtgtcctacgaagacattaggaggaagacctttggtcatcggatccgctagcatgtcatttgtacttatgtactcaatacaaagaacattttcctcaacccgttcgcgtacaaacagatactttgtattgAGATACAACCcagcgccagttgaactgttactgttcgagaaagttacggtagctgagttatcacagtaaagcttcaatggtctagaaatGGAGTTGACGACTTTGAGTCCACTGACCAGATTCCTAATTAACATCCCATGGCAAGTAGCATTATAAACGGCAATGTATTCAGCCATCATGGTGGatgttgcagtcagtttctgctTATGACTCCGCCAAGAGATAGGTCCGCCAGCTAACATGTAAATAtacccagaagtagatttcttatcttcCTTGCTTTTGGTAAAATCAGAATCGGAATAGCCTACTACTTCTAGATTGTCACTTCTTCTATACGTTagtttgtagtctttggtcccttgcagatatcgtagaacttTCTTGGCCGCTTTCCAGTGTGCTAATCCAGGATTAGATAAGTAACGTCCTAGCATACCGGCGATATAagcgatatctggacgagtacagacctgagcgtacataatgctcccAACTACTGATAAGTAAGGTATCACCCTCATTTGctccttttcaatctcagtgTTCGGACTTTGGAAAGTGCCGAATACATCTCCTTTAACTACTGGAGCTACAGTGGGTGCGCAATGTTGCATGCTATAGCGTTCTAAAACCCGCTCAATATAGGCCCTTTGAGAAAGacctaaaataccattatgcctatcccgatgtatttcgatacctataacataagaggcatcaccgagatctttcatgtcgaATTTCTGCGAAAGCATccgcttcgactcatgcaacatatccaagttattacttgctagtagaatatcgtctacatacaaaacaaggattataaaattactcccactgatcttgagataggtgcattgatccacttgattctttatgaagtcttgttctttaatgacttcatcaaacttaaggtaccattgtcttgatgcttgcttcaacccatatatggatttctttaacttgcagaccatgtgctttttaccttttggaatgaatccttcaggttgccacatgtatacgtcttcttccaagtctccatttaagaaagctgttttgacatccatctgatgtaactCGAGATCAAAGTGAGCTACTAGTGCTATAACGATCCTTAAAGAGTCTTTACGAGACACgggagaaaaggtctcttgataatcgactCCAGCCTTCTGAGTATAGCCCTTcgcaaccaatctggccttatatCGTTCGACGTTTCctttcgggtctaatttggtttcgaagacccatttgcaaccaacagttttggatccttcaggaagtttaaccaattcccaaacgtcattatgttGCATGGAATTAAGCTCTTCAATCAATGGCTTCATTTCACTGAGTGGCCTGAtcactattaatggcttctttataGGAGGTAGGATCAATAAGCTTTCCAACATCCTCAACTTCAGTGAGATAAGTAATGAAGTCATCAAAATTGGTGGCCCTACGTGACCtcgatgatctcctgagttgattttcgggATTTTCGGAAGATCCTTCAGCATTAGTGGTCTCATGATTAACATTAGGAGGAGTTGGATCAGTGACATTCGGAGCAGCGTTCTGTACAAGAGGAATAATACTAACCGACGAATCgtttccccccgcttcttgtacttcttgcaaatcgaaattatgatttgtcgtgctcccactgatctctgagTTCTCTAGGAAAGTGGCATGTTGTGCATCACTGATGCGAGTAGTGTGGGAAGGACAGTAAAACCGATAACCTTTTGAGTTATCCGGATAACCGACAAAGAAACATGTAACAGTCTTAGGAtcaagtttctttaagttagggttatagaatTTAGCTTCGGCaggacaaccccatactttcatatatctaaGACTCGGTTTCTTCCCTGTCCAGATCTCATGAGGAGTTTTAGGGACAGATTTAGAAGGAActctattgagtatatgaacggctgtttttaaggcctcagtccaaaggaaagtaggtaagttagtgttggcaagcatacttctcaccatgtccattagggttctatttctcctttcagcaacaccattttgttgaggagaaccaggcatggtgtattggttaattATGCCATGTTCCT
This genomic window contains:
- the LOC122601689 gene encoding uncharacterized protein LOC122601689, whose product is MDPKTTKFKRYQEAARKDVERAFGILQGRWQIVEQQARAYSVNKIKRIMLCCVILHNMIVEDNGRALIPFEEELIANTVLPTCTWNERCSTQLCMYEELRDRRTTHHELCNVLIEHVWNLPERDRQR